One region of Miscanthus floridulus cultivar M001 chromosome 19, ASM1932011v1, whole genome shotgun sequence genomic DNA includes:
- the LOC136529983 gene encoding RING-H2 finger protein ATL32-like codes for MRRASMPSVHRSSLLAAGRTAPDEADIRLCSLLLASFVSLMLLCGVLSLLYRASGDSAFPTKIYVILGPTAIMLVLIFLGGLVSCGFQALAASAPPQAPAPARLARRLCACGLSDAAGVATLPSFPFQPAPAQQPAAASEGERQPPRGSAVLCAVCLEDVRAGEMVRHLFHVDCVDVWLRSHRTCPLCRCELPRRKATVQQTVAVTPEAVPLPPV; via the coding sequence ATGCGCCGAGCAAGCATGCCGAGCGTGCACCGTTCGAGCCTGCTGGCGGCGGGCCGCACGGCGCCCGACGAAGCCGACATCCGCCTCTGCTCCCTGCTACTGGCCTCGTTCGTGTCGCTGATGCTCCTCTGCGGGGTGCTCTCCCTGCTCTACCGCGCCAGCGGCGACAGCGCCTTCCCCACCAAGATCTACGTCATCCTCGGCCCGACGGCGATCATGCTCGTGCTCATCTTCCTCGGCGGGCTTGTCTCGTGCGGGTTCCAGGCTCTGGCCGCCTCGGCGCCGCCTCAGGCTCCGGCGCCCGCACGCCTGGCGCGACGCCTTTGCGCGTGCGGGCTGTCCGACGCGGCGGGCGTCGCCACGCTGCCGTCGTTCCCGTTCCAGCCGGCGCCGGCCCAGCAGCCCGCGGCGGCGAGCGAGGGGGAGCGGCAGCCACCACGCGGGAGCGCCGTGCTGTGCGCGGTGTGCCTCGAGGACGTGCGGGCCGGCGAGATGGTGCGGCACCTCTTCCACGTGGACTGCGTCGACGTGTGGCTGCGCTCGCACCGGACCTGCCCGCTCTGCCGCTGCGAGCTCCCGCGGCGGAAGGCAACCGTACAGCAGACCGTGGCCGTCACGCCGGAAGCGGTGCCGTTGCCGCCTGTTTGA